The following coding sequences are from one Gadus macrocephalus chromosome 3, ASM3116895v1 window:
- the coro2aa gene encoding coronin-2A isoform X2, giving the protein MTWRPQYRCSKFRHVFGKPASKEACYDGVPITRSVHDNHLCAVNPRFLAVITESAGGGSFVVLTLHHTGKVDPHHPKVTGHRSNVLDLKWNPFNDYCIASCSEDTTVKVWEVPPQGLLRNLTAPWKELQGHSRRVGLLEWHPTANNILFSTAYDYQVMIWNLDCPEQVIKNPLRTISHHPDVVLSLAFSTDGSLMATTCKDRKVRLIEPQTGSLLQESKTKVHRAAKVLILGNLKMILTTGTSIWNVRQIALWKQDDLSVPLLQEDLDGGSGILFPFYDPDTHMLYVVGKGDASFRYYEISAEKPYLHYLTDYRSLLPQKGMGVMPKRGLDVTSCEVFRFYKLVTTKSLIEPVSMIVPRRSESYQEDIYPMTPGNIPAMTSQEWIDGVKRDPVLVNLKPGSQVADSYLSLVKGVDTRRSQSRPGLLQLSYIQGQLDSTKGSKEDSGNDKGQEDGSPLSNGQDLALCSPPKTENELRLKFYKQQEEIRRLRELLNQRDVRIMQLELEINNVKNLHS; this is encoded by the exons aTGACATGGCGACCTCAGTACCGCTGCTCCAAGTTCCGCCACGTGTTCGGCAAGCCGGCCTCCAAGGAAGCCTGCTACGACGGCGTGCCCATCACCCGCAGCGTCCATGACAACCACCTCTGCGCCGTCAACCCCCGCTTCCTCGCCGTCATCACCGAGAGCGCCGGCGGGGGGTCCTTCGTGGTGCTGACCCTCCACCAT ACGGGGAAGGtggacccccaccaccccaaggTCACAGGCCACCGCAGCAACGTGTTGGACCTCAAGTGGAACCCCTTCAACGACTACTGCATAGCCTCCTGCTCTGAGGACACCacg gtGAAGGTGTGGGAGGTCCCCCCTCAGGGCCTGCTGAGGAACCTGACGGCGCCGTGGAAGGAGCTGCAGGGACACAGCCGCCGGGTGGGCCTGCTGGAGTGGCACCCCACCGCCAACAACATCTTGTTCAGCACCGCGTACgactaccag gtgatgATCTGGAACCTGGACTGCCCGGAGCAGGTGATAAAGAACCCCCTGAGGACCATCAGCCACCACCCTGACGTTGTCCTCTCCCTGGCCTTCAGCACTGACGGTAGCCTCATGGCCACCACCTGCAAAGACCGCAAGGTCCGGCTCATAGAACCTCAGACTGGGAGCCTTCTGCAG GAGTCCAAGACCAAGGTCCACAGAGCTGCCAAGGTGCTGATCCTGGGCAACCTGAAGATGATCCTGACCACAGGAACCTCGATCTGGAACGTCCGACAGATAGCTCTGTGGAAGCAG GACGACCTCTCTGTGCCTCTGCTACAAGAGGACCTGGACGGCGGGTCGGGGATCCTGTTCCCCTTCTACGACCCCGACACGCACATGCTGTACGTCGTGGGCAAG GGCGACGCAAGCTTCCGGTACTATGAGATCAGCGCGGAGAAGCCCTACCTGCACTATCTCACGGACTACCGCTCGCTACTGCCTCAGAAAGGAATGG gcgtGATGCCCAAGAGGGGGCTGGATGTCACCTCGTGCGAGGTCTTCCGCTTCTACAAGCTGGTGACCACCAAGAGCCTCATCGAACCAGTCTCCATGATTGTACCCCGCAGG TCGGAGTCCTACCAAGAAGACATATATCCCATGACCCCCGGTAACATTCCAGCCATGACCTCACAGGAGTGGATCGACGGTGTCAAAAGAG ACCCAGTGCTGGTAAACCTGAAGCCTGGGAGTCAAGTAGCAGACTCCTACCTGAGCCTAGTCAAGGGCGTGGACACCCGCAGGTCCCAGAGCAGGCCGGGTCTCCTGCAGCTCTCCTATATCCAGGGGCAGCTGGACAGCACCAAGGGCTCCAAAGAGGACAGCGGCAATGATAAGGGTCAAGAGGACGGCAGTCCATTGAGCAACGGACAGGACCTGGCCCTTTGTTCGCCCCCAAAGACAGAGAACGAG CTGCGGCTGAAGTTCTACAAGCAACAGGAGGAGATCCGCCGGCTGCGGGAGCTTCTGAACCAGAGAGACGTCCGCATCATGCAGCTGGAGCTTGAGATCAACAACGTCAAGAACCTGCACTCCTAA
- the coro2aa gene encoding coronin-2A isoform X1, producing MTISKMTWRPQYRCSKFRHVFGKPASKEACYDGVPITRSVHDNHLCAVNPRFLAVITESAGGGSFVVLTLHHTGKVDPHHPKVTGHRSNVLDLKWNPFNDYCIASCSEDTTVKVWEVPPQGLLRNLTAPWKELQGHSRRVGLLEWHPTANNILFSTAYDYQVMIWNLDCPEQVIKNPLRTISHHPDVVLSLAFSTDGSLMATTCKDRKVRLIEPQTGSLLQESKTKVHRAAKVLILGNLKMILTTGTSIWNVRQIALWKQDDLSVPLLQEDLDGGSGILFPFYDPDTHMLYVVGKGDASFRYYEISAEKPYLHYLTDYRSLLPQKGMGVMPKRGLDVTSCEVFRFYKLVTTKSLIEPVSMIVPRRSESYQEDIYPMTPGNIPAMTSQEWIDGVKRDPVLVNLKPGSQVADSYLSLVKGVDTRRSQSRPGLLQLSYIQGQLDSTKGSKEDSGNDKGQEDGSPLSNGQDLALCSPPKTENELRLKFYKQQEEIRRLRELLNQRDVRIMQLELEINNVKNLHS from the exons ATGACCATCTCAAAG aTGACATGGCGACCTCAGTACCGCTGCTCCAAGTTCCGCCACGTGTTCGGCAAGCCGGCCTCCAAGGAAGCCTGCTACGACGGCGTGCCCATCACCCGCAGCGTCCATGACAACCACCTCTGCGCCGTCAACCCCCGCTTCCTCGCCGTCATCACCGAGAGCGCCGGCGGGGGGTCCTTCGTGGTGCTGACCCTCCACCAT ACGGGGAAGGtggacccccaccaccccaaggTCACAGGCCACCGCAGCAACGTGTTGGACCTCAAGTGGAACCCCTTCAACGACTACTGCATAGCCTCCTGCTCTGAGGACACCacg gtGAAGGTGTGGGAGGTCCCCCCTCAGGGCCTGCTGAGGAACCTGACGGCGCCGTGGAAGGAGCTGCAGGGACACAGCCGCCGGGTGGGCCTGCTGGAGTGGCACCCCACCGCCAACAACATCTTGTTCAGCACCGCGTACgactaccag gtgatgATCTGGAACCTGGACTGCCCGGAGCAGGTGATAAAGAACCCCCTGAGGACCATCAGCCACCACCCTGACGTTGTCCTCTCCCTGGCCTTCAGCACTGACGGTAGCCTCATGGCCACCACCTGCAAAGACCGCAAGGTCCGGCTCATAGAACCTCAGACTGGGAGCCTTCTGCAG GAGTCCAAGACCAAGGTCCACAGAGCTGCCAAGGTGCTGATCCTGGGCAACCTGAAGATGATCCTGACCACAGGAACCTCGATCTGGAACGTCCGACAGATAGCTCTGTGGAAGCAG GACGACCTCTCTGTGCCTCTGCTACAAGAGGACCTGGACGGCGGGTCGGGGATCCTGTTCCCCTTCTACGACCCCGACACGCACATGCTGTACGTCGTGGGCAAG GGCGACGCAAGCTTCCGGTACTATGAGATCAGCGCGGAGAAGCCCTACCTGCACTATCTCACGGACTACCGCTCGCTACTGCCTCAGAAAGGAATGG gcgtGATGCCCAAGAGGGGGCTGGATGTCACCTCGTGCGAGGTCTTCCGCTTCTACAAGCTGGTGACCACCAAGAGCCTCATCGAACCAGTCTCCATGATTGTACCCCGCAGG TCGGAGTCCTACCAAGAAGACATATATCCCATGACCCCCGGTAACATTCCAGCCATGACCTCACAGGAGTGGATCGACGGTGTCAAAAGAG ACCCAGTGCTGGTAAACCTGAAGCCTGGGAGTCAAGTAGCAGACTCCTACCTGAGCCTAGTCAAGGGCGTGGACACCCGCAGGTCCCAGAGCAGGCCGGGTCTCCTGCAGCTCTCCTATATCCAGGGGCAGCTGGACAGCACCAAGGGCTCCAAAGAGGACAGCGGCAATGATAAGGGTCAAGAGGACGGCAGTCCATTGAGCAACGGACAGGACCTGGCCCTTTGTTCGCCCCCAAAGACAGAGAACGAG CTGCGGCTGAAGTTCTACAAGCAACAGGAGGAGATCCGCCGGCTGCGGGAGCTTCTGAACCAGAGAGACGTCCGCATCATGCAGCTGGAGCTTGAGATCAACAACGTCAAGAACCTGCACTCCTAA